A single genomic interval of uncultured Pseudodesulfovibrio sp. harbors:
- the mutS gene encoding DNA mismatch repair protein MutS has product MLEQYLRFKEENPGCLLFFRMGDFYELFFEDAETVARAVQIALTSRNPKDANPIPMCGVPHHSVEPYLSQLLEKGYKIAICDQIENPKEAKGLVKRDVTRVLTPGTVVEDSNLKSKENNFLGAMYWDSNKAAGGIAWVDFSTGQWTGLHSRREPELWQWLVKINPREILLPQGKKVPPQYGELSGQVTFVQPGAYFDVSSSENKIVELQGTADLASLDLADKPELVRSCGALLTYLEHTQKGDLGHLGEFKPLNLGKHLLLDEVTERNLEIFRRLDGKTGKGTLWKVLDRTMTPMGGRLLEARLRQPWRDITPIEKNLQCVSFLFERDQLRAGLRQALDSVYDLERLSTRVVLGRAVPKDFVALRQSLPMLPKLQTLLKNEDVESAPALRKLLRKWDNMEDLSTLLSTALVDSPPPVITDGGLFQKGYDSQLDEFIELNEHGEDKLKALHEKESAESGIPKLKLGYNKVFGYYFEISKVYQGQVPEHFIRRQTLVNSERYITPGLKELEDKIISASEERKALEYKLFQALRERLAAARNRFLFMADVVAALDYWQGLAESARINEWCRPELHDGMEIEIEAGRHPVVEDAMGASNYIPGNLSMDKDRRILLITGPNMAGKSTVLRQVAIFAIMAQIGSFVPARTARLGVADRVFSRVGASDNLAQGHSTFMVEMTETARILRQATKRSLVILDEIGRGTSTYDGLSLAWAVVEELSTRARGGIRTLFATHYHELTALEGKIEGLRNLNIAVKEWKGDIVFLRRLVPGPADRSYGIEVAKLAGVPRGVVERAREILANLEEKSQDNRSKGAVERASQTLLPGFGAPPIEISQELTEHPIITQMVELDIDGMTPIQALMLLNQWKDMLKG; this is encoded by the coding sequence ATGCTTGAACAGTACCTCCGTTTCAAGGAGGAAAATCCAGGCTGCCTGCTTTTTTTCCGCATGGGTGATTTTTACGAATTATTTTTTGAAGATGCGGAAACCGTTGCCAGGGCTGTTCAGATAGCCCTGACAAGCCGTAATCCCAAGGACGCCAATCCTATTCCCATGTGCGGCGTTCCCCATCACTCAGTTGAGCCCTATCTCAGCCAGCTTCTTGAAAAAGGATACAAGATCGCGATTTGTGATCAGATTGAAAATCCAAAGGAAGCCAAGGGGTTGGTCAAGCGCGACGTCACGCGGGTGCTGACGCCGGGGACTGTTGTTGAGGATTCCAATCTCAAGTCCAAGGAAAACAATTTTCTTGGGGCAATGTATTGGGATTCCAACAAGGCAGCCGGAGGAATTGCCTGGGTTGATTTCTCGACCGGTCAGTGGACGGGACTTCACAGTCGGCGTGAGCCGGAATTGTGGCAGTGGCTTGTAAAAATAAATCCTCGGGAAATCTTGCTTCCACAGGGAAAAAAGGTGCCGCCGCAATATGGAGAACTGTCTGGACAGGTAACATTCGTCCAGCCGGGGGCCTATTTTGACGTGTCGTCATCTGAAAACAAGATTGTCGAGTTACAGGGAACTGCCGATTTAGCGAGCCTTGATTTGGCAGACAAGCCGGAGCTGGTGCGATCATGCGGTGCCCTGCTGACATATCTGGAACATACGCAAAAAGGTGATCTCGGCCACTTGGGCGAGTTCAAACCACTCAATCTTGGAAAGCATTTGCTTCTGGATGAAGTTACTGAACGAAATCTTGAAATTTTCCGGCGACTTGACGGGAAAACCGGTAAAGGAACCTTGTGGAAGGTTCTTGACCGAACCATGACCCCGATGGGGGGCCGTCTGCTGGAAGCGCGTCTGCGTCAGCCTTGGCGGGATATCACTCCTATAGAAAAAAATCTGCAATGCGTTTCCTTTCTTTTTGAAAGAGATCAGTTGCGGGCCGGATTGCGACAGGCGCTTGATTCTGTTTACGATCTTGAGCGGCTCTCCACTCGTGTCGTTCTGGGGCGTGCTGTTCCCAAGGATTTTGTCGCACTGCGTCAAAGCCTCCCCATGCTTCCGAAATTACAGACTTTGTTGAAAAATGAAGACGTTGAATCCGCTCCTGCATTGCGGAAACTGCTCAGAAAGTGGGATAACATGGAAGACCTGTCTACCCTGCTTTCAACAGCTCTCGTGGATTCTCCGCCCCCGGTCATCACTGATGGCGGGCTTTTTCAAAAAGGGTATGACAGCCAACTGGATGAGTTCATTGAACTCAATGAGCATGGTGAAGACAAGCTGAAAGCGCTTCACGAAAAAGAGTCTGCTGAAAGCGGTATTCCCAAGCTCAAGCTCGGATACAACAAGGTTTTCGGCTATTATTTTGAGATTTCAAAGGTTTATCAGGGGCAGGTTCCTGAACATTTTATCAGGCGACAGACCTTGGTTAATAGCGAGCGCTATATCACTCCGGGACTCAAGGAGCTTGAAGACAAGATTATTTCGGCCTCCGAAGAGCGCAAGGCACTTGAATACAAACTTTTTCAGGCGTTGCGTGAACGTCTTGCGGCGGCGCGAAATCGTTTTCTGTTTATGGCTGATGTCGTTGCCGCCCTTGATTACTGGCAGGGGTTGGCAGAGTCGGCCAGAATTAATGAATGGTGTCGTCCCGAATTGCATGACGGTATGGAGATCGAAATTGAAGCGGGCCGTCATCCGGTTGTTGAAGATGCCATGGGAGCTTCCAATTATATTCCCGGCAACCTCTCCATGGACAAGGATCGGCGTATTCTTTTGATTACCGGGCCGAATATGGCTGGTAAATCAACCGTTCTGCGTCAGGTCGCGATTTTTGCAATCATGGCGCAAATCGGCTCTTTCGTTCCTGCGCGTACTGCCCGACTCGGTGTTGCCGACCGTGTTTTTTCACGGGTTGGTGCTTCGGATAATCTTGCTCAAGGTCACTCCACTTTCATGGTCGAGATGACTGAGACTGCACGAATTTTGCGACAGGCCACCAAGCGAAGCCTTGTCATTCTTGATGAAATCGGACGCGGCACCAGCACGTATGACGGCCTTTCCCTCGCGTGGGCGGTGGTCGAAGAGCTTTCTACGCGTGCTCGTGGTGGCATCAGGACGCTTTTTGCTACGCATTATCATGAACTGACCGCGCTTGAAGGCAAGATTGAAGGATTGCGAAATCTCAATATTGCGGTCAAGGAGTGGAAAGGCGATATCGTGTTTTTACGGCGGCTTGTCCCCGGCCCTGCGGATCGCAGTTACGGTATTGAAGTCGCCAAACTCGCCGGAGTCCCCAGAGGGGTTGTTGAACGTGCGAGGGAAATCCTTGCGAATCTCGAAGAAAAATCGCAGGATAACCGCTCGAAGGGAGCTGTAGAACGAGCTTCACAGACGCTTCTGCCGGGATTCGGTGCGCCGCCCATTGAGATTAGCCAGGAATTGACGGAACATCCGATCATTACACAGATGGTTGAACTTGATATTGACGGCATGACACCGATTCAGGCCTTAATGCTCCTCAATCAATGGAAAGATATGTTGAAGGGATAA
- the lysA gene encoding diaminopimelate decarboxylase, with amino-acid sequence MHHFEYRDGKLFAEEANVTDLAEKFGTPLYVYSAATFRRHFKAFDSAFSGLDHLTCYSVKANSNLSVLKMLAEEGAGMDIVSGGELYRALKAGVAPEKIVYSGVGKRPSEIKEALTAGILMFNVESVAELRRINEVAKEMGVVARVSFRINPDVDPQTHPYISTGMKKNKFGLDIDSSLEAYKLAAELENVEPIGMDCHIGSQLTSIDPFLEALEKLLNFYQKLKGLGIEIKYLDLGGGLGIPYDEEEPPHPTEFGKALMDKLADVPLTVILEPGRVIAGNAGIMITEVVYTKSNPSKNFLIVDAAMNDLIRPSLYSSYHRIDEVEQRGRDNQEYDVVGPICESTDFLARDRELPGIEEGELLAVFSAGAYGFTMASNYNSRPRACELIVDGDKVIVARKRESYEDLIEKEL; translated from the coding sequence ATGCATCATTTTGAATACCGTGACGGAAAGCTTTTCGCTGAAGAGGCGAACGTCACAGATCTTGCCGAGAAGTTCGGCACCCCATTGTATGTTTATTCCGCGGCCACGTTCAGACGCCATTTCAAGGCGTTTGATTCCGCATTTTCCGGTCTGGATCATTTGACCTGTTATTCGGTCAAGGCAAACTCCAACCTTTCCGTATTGAAAATGCTCGCAGAAGAAGGTGCGGGAATGGATATCGTCTCAGGCGGAGAACTGTATCGCGCCCTCAAAGCAGGTGTTGCTCCGGAGAAAATCGTCTATTCCGGTGTCGGAAAACGACCTTCCGAGATCAAGGAAGCTCTTACTGCCGGCATCCTGATGTTCAATGTCGAATCAGTTGCCGAACTTCGCAGGATAAACGAAGTTGCAAAGGAAATGGGAGTAGTTGCGCGAGTCAGCTTCCGTATCAATCCGGATGTCGACCCACAGACCCATCCCTATATTTCCACCGGCATGAAGAAGAACAAGTTTGGTCTGGACATTGACAGTTCGCTTGAGGCGTACAAGCTTGCCGCGGAACTGGAAAATGTCGAACCGATCGGCATGGATTGTCATATCGGTTCCCAGCTTACAAGCATTGACCCATTCCTTGAAGCTCTTGAAAAGCTTTTGAATTTTTACCAGAAACTCAAGGGATTGGGCATCGAAATCAAATACCTCGATCTCGGTGGCGGACTCGGTATTCCTTATGATGAAGAAGAACCGCCCCACCCTACCGAATTCGGCAAGGCGCTCATGGACAAGCTCGCCGATGTTCCGTTGACAGTCATTCTCGAACCCGGCCGGGTTATTGCGGGCAATGCGGGCATCATGATTACCGAGGTTGTCTACACCAAGTCCAACCCGTCCAAGAACTTCCTGATTGTCGATGCGGCAATGAACGATCTGATCCGTCCGAGTTTGTACAGCTCTTACCATCGAATTGACGAGGTGGAGCAGCGTGGGCGTGACAATCAGGAATATGATGTTGTCGGTCCCATTTGTGAATCCACTGACTTTCTTGCTCGTGATCGGGAGCTTCCCGGCATTGAGGAAGGCGAACTGCTGGCAGTCTTTTCTGCCGGTGCTTATGGATTTACCATGGCATCCAATTACAATTCGAGGCCGCGTGCATGCGAATTGATCGTGGATGGTGACAAGGTCATTGTGGCGCGAAAACGTGAGTCCTACGAAGATCTGATAGAAAAAGAACTCTAA
- a CDS encoding RsmE family RNA methyltransferase — protein sequence MARLNTFFLSPDKWPAEPGESVLLDGTEARHMLTVLRTDKNQTVRLFNGQGNDGLFRVESVSKRKAVLETLELSSHALPSSGVALAIGWGKSKRRNYFFEKLVELKGVGVAFWKAHRSQGSLPSDSKDAWNEKCLQAAKQCGNPYLPDIRVLTNGLDELIEYAREFDQCFLAWESDEATVPLSPAALSRGKNLVIIGPEGGLEQKEAQKLIDAGCRPVTLGDSILRWETAASYCLSLAHCARQEKK from the coding sequence ATGGCGCGACTCAATACTTTTTTCCTTTCTCCGGATAAATGGCCAGCCGAACCCGGTGAATCTGTCCTTCTTGATGGAACAGAGGCGCGTCATATGCTGACAGTCCTTCGAACCGACAAGAATCAGACGGTTCGTCTGTTCAACGGTCAGGGCAACGATGGTCTTTTCCGGGTTGAAAGTGTTTCCAAGCGGAAGGCGGTTCTGGAGACGCTCGAACTATCCAGTCATGCATTGCCTTCATCGGGAGTGGCGCTGGCAATCGGTTGGGGGAAATCCAAACGGCGAAACTATTTTTTTGAAAAGCTTGTTGAATTGAAAGGGGTTGGAGTCGCTTTCTGGAAGGCGCACCGCAGTCAGGGAAGCCTACCTTCAGACTCCAAGGATGCTTGGAATGAAAAATGTTTACAGGCTGCCAAGCAGTGTGGAAATCCTTATCTTCCAGACATCAGAGTTCTGACAAACGGATTGGATGAGTTGATCGAATATGCTCGTGAATTTGACCAATGCTTTCTGGCTTGGGAATCTGATGAAGCAACAGTGCCGCTTTCTCCAGCGGCTTTGAGTAGAGGTAAAAATCTTGTCATAATCGGGCCGGAAGGCGGTTTGGAGCAGAAAGAGGCGCAAAAACTTATTGATGCAGGCTGTCGACCTGTCACTCTCGGAGACAGTATTTTGCGATGGGAAACAGCTGCAAGCTATTGTCTGAGCCTTGCACACTGCGCCCGACAGGAAAAGAAATGA
- a CDS encoding replication-associated recombination protein A, which translates to MKLQIEDTQPLADRIRPRNLDDFVGQGHIRNRIEAFIKSKRLPSLLLFGPPGCGKSTLAMLLAKLTGKKSLRVSAPEAGLTALRKKMPGHDILILDELHRFSKAQQDFFLPILESGEITLLATTTENPSFSVTRQLLSRLHVLRLRTLSREELVQVAQRGAEELSLDLEEESRKLLAAMAGGDARTLLNLLEYTAELPKEQRSPENLKESLPEIVVRGDRDGDSHYELVSALIKSIRGSDPDAALYYLACLIEGGEDPRFITRRLIISASEDIGLGDPQALSQAVSCHQAIEAIGMPEGFIPMAQTAVYLALAPKSNSTYAAYRTAQKEVRENGPHPVPLHLRNATSSLQREWGYGRGYLYPHNFPKSWADQDYLPNELSGRKFYHPKTQGEEAKLLAWLRQFRKDI; encoded by the coding sequence ATGAAGTTACAAATAGAAGATACCCAGCCTCTTGCTGACCGAATCAGGCCGCGAAATCTGGATGATTTTGTCGGTCAGGGACATATTCGAAACCGAATAGAAGCCTTCATCAAATCCAAGCGGTTGCCGAGCCTGCTGTTGTTCGGGCCTCCCGGTTGCGGCAAATCAACGCTTGCCATGCTTCTTGCGAAGTTGACCGGCAAGAAAAGTCTTCGCGTCAGCGCTCCTGAAGCCGGTTTGACCGCCCTTCGCAAAAAGATGCCGGGGCATGATATTTTGATCCTTGATGAGTTGCACCGTTTTTCCAAGGCACAGCAGGATTTCTTCCTACCTATCTTGGAATCCGGTGAGATAACCCTTCTTGCGACAACAACGGAAAACCCTTCTTTCAGCGTGACGCGTCAGCTGCTTTCCCGGCTGCATGTCCTCAGATTACGTACGCTGAGTCGTGAAGAGTTGGTTCAGGTTGCTCAGCGCGGTGCGGAAGAGCTTTCGCTTGATCTGGAAGAGGAGAGCAGAAAGCTGTTGGCAGCAATGGCAGGAGGTGATGCTCGTACCCTTTTGAATTTACTTGAGTATACCGCGGAGCTTCCCAAAGAACAGCGGTCGCCGGAGAATCTGAAGGAATCATTGCCGGAAATTGTCGTTCGTGGTGATCGTGATGGGGATTCGCATTACGAGTTGGTATCTGCTCTTATCAAATCCATTCGGGGAAGTGACCCGGATGCCGCTCTATATTATCTCGCCTGCCTGATCGAAGGTGGTGAGGACCCGCGCTTCATTACCCGTAGACTGATTATCTCTGCATCTGAAGATATCGGACTTGGTGATCCGCAAGCTCTTTCCCAAGCCGTTTCCTGCCATCAGGCCATCGAAGCCATTGGCATGCCTGAGGGATTCATTCCTATGGCACAGACCGCAGTGTATCTGGCTCTGGCTCCCAAGAGCAACAGTACCTATGCCGCATACCGCACTGCTCAAAAAGAAGTGCGGGAAAACGGCCCGCATCCTGTTCCCCTTCATCTGCGAAACGCAACTTCTTCATTACAGCGGGAATGGGGCTATGGGCGAGGCTATCTGTATCCTCACAATTTCCCGAAATCATGGGCCGATCAGGATTATTTGCCCAATGAATTAAGTGGTCGCAAATTTTATCATCCCAAAACTCAGGGGGAGGAAGCAAAGCTTCTAGCCTGGCTGCGACAGTTTAGAAAGGATATATAA
- a CDS encoding glycosyltransferase, which produces MEKLRILVVLPLYGGSLPIGRYVASALQEEGHLVEVFESPEFNSAYNSLKNLKVTADRLDYLQNSFLNVVSQSVLAKVETFEPDMVLAMAQAPLNHQALKRLRRDGVTTAMWFVEDFRLFTYWKSFAPFYDIFAVIQKEPFLSELAEIGQPNGLYLPLAADQNFHKPLELTSIEKRKFGSDVSFMGAGYANRRVAFRELVNHDFKIWGTEWDDDHVLERLVQMKGARVSPEECVKIFNATKINLNLHSSVQAKELVTFGDFINPRTFELAACGAFQLVDKRTLFDGAFEDDELATFSSIEELLEKIDYYLNNPEECKAFIQKGRERVLKDHTYTARMRTLIDFTASRMKDWPRPRNQASDFLNELPVELQKKIRDLLGRLSLPENVSFEDLVWAVRQQQGVLSELDTAILFLDEWQKMYKKRS; this is translated from the coding sequence ATGGAAAAACTTCGCATACTTGTTGTTTTGCCTCTCTATGGCGGTTCGCTTCCCATCGGAAGATACGTTGCATCCGCACTGCAAGAAGAAGGGCATCTTGTCGAGGTGTTTGAGTCACCGGAATTCAACTCCGCCTACAATTCGCTGAAAAACCTGAAGGTCACTGCCGACAGACTCGATTACCTCCAGAATTCCTTCCTCAATGTCGTCAGCCAGTCCGTGCTCGCCAAAGTAGAGACATTTGAACCGGATATGGTGCTTGCCATGGCGCAGGCTCCGCTCAACCATCAGGCTCTCAAACGACTCCGTCGTGACGGAGTGACCACGGCAATGTGGTTTGTCGAAGACTTTCGGCTGTTTACCTACTGGAAATCCTTTGCCCCGTTTTATGATATTTTTGCCGTCATCCAAAAAGAACCGTTCCTTTCCGAGCTGGCTGAAATAGGACAACCGAACGGCCTTTACCTTCCGCTTGCGGCTGATCAAAATTTCCATAAGCCGCTGGAGCTTACATCGATTGAAAAACGAAAATTCGGTTCTGATGTTTCCTTCATGGGGGCAGGGTATGCGAACCGTCGTGTAGCCTTTAGGGAACTGGTCAACCATGATTTCAAGATATGGGGTACAGAGTGGGACGATGACCATGTTCTCGAACGACTGGTTCAGATGAAAGGTGCCCGTGTTTCACCGGAAGAGTGTGTCAAAATATTCAATGCCACAAAGATCAACCTGAACCTGCATTCAAGTGTTCAGGCAAAAGAACTGGTTACATTCGGAGACTTTATCAATCCGAGAACATTCGAATTGGCAGCCTGCGGTGCTTTCCAGCTTGTGGACAAGCGTACCCTTTTTGATGGAGCTTTTGAGGATGATGAACTGGCTACATTCAGTTCGATCGAAGAACTCCTCGAAAAAATTGATTATTATCTCAATAATCCGGAAGAATGTAAGGCTTTCATTCAAAAAGGCAGAGAACGGGTCTTGAAGGACCACACATACACGGCCCGTATGCGTACGCTCATTGATTTCACGGCATCACGCATGAAAGACTGGCCTCGTCCCAGAAATCAAGCATCCGACTTTCTCAATGAGTTGCCCGTCGAATTACAGAAAAAAATACGAGATTTGCTCGGTCGCCTCAGCCTGCCGGAAAATGTTTCTTTTGAAGATTTGGTGTGGGCCGTCAGACAACAGCAGGGCGTTTTATCCGAATTGGATACGGCCATACTTTTTTTGGATGAATGGCAAAAAATGTATAAAAAGCGCTCCTGA
- a CDS encoding glycosyltransferase family 9 protein has protein sequence MKHYLVIQLARFGDLIQTKRLLTTLCAEEGASVHLCVDTSLKSLAELVYPSVTVHSITAHGTGLDRAEAIQAMLSGNSETFRALKTFNFEKVFNLNFSGLNFRMASLFSPEQIEGYAWHNGQEIIGLWPTMAMRWANRRRIAINLVDFWGGYRNDMVAPEKVNPPATPNGGGLGVVLAGRESRRSLPVEVLSQITATLAQTQKAQKISLLGGPSEQAAGQALLKSLPASVQDKTTNLAGKTNWANLVDIVDSLDVLLTPDTGTMHLAAHLGTPVTGFFLSSAWCFETGPYGLGHTVYQAVTDCLPCLETTPCCFDTKCLTPFADSRFLRFLATQKEEHLPNGMTAFKSEFDELGQIYVPTAGNDPDAMSRNKFREFIMQYLTGKGGKTSDLDKMFAQEIYREKDWIANTIPSATLGL, from the coding sequence ATGAAACACTACCTAGTCATACAATTGGCCCGTTTCGGGGATCTTATTCAGACCAAACGGCTTCTGACAACGCTTTGTGCCGAAGAAGGAGCTTCTGTCCACCTTTGTGTGGATACTTCGCTGAAATCGTTGGCGGAATTGGTTTACCCCAGCGTCACGGTTCACTCCATAACAGCCCACGGTACAGGTTTGGATAGAGCGGAAGCAATACAGGCCATGCTTTCGGGCAACAGCGAGACGTTCAGAGCATTAAAGACGTTCAATTTTGAGAAGGTATTCAATCTGAATTTTTCAGGTCTCAACTTTCGAATGGCTTCACTATTCAGTCCTGAACAAATTGAAGGATATGCATGGCATAACGGACAGGAAATAATCGGCCTCTGGCCCACCATGGCCATGAGATGGGCCAACCGCCGCCGTATCGCCATCAATCTCGTCGATTTCTGGGGTGGATATCGAAACGACATGGTTGCCCCTGAAAAAGTCAACCCACCGGCCACCCCCAATGGCGGCGGCTTAGGTGTCGTTCTTGCGGGTCGGGAATCACGCCGCTCTCTACCTGTCGAAGTATTATCCCAAATCACTGCGACGCTTGCTCAGACGCAAAAGGCGCAAAAAATTTCGTTGCTCGGCGGACCTTCCGAACAGGCAGCGGGCCAAGCGCTGCTCAAGAGCCTTCCAGCATCAGTTCAAGACAAAACAACCAATCTGGCCGGAAAGACCAATTGGGCAAATCTGGTTGATATCGTGGACTCTCTGGACGTTCTGCTGACTCCAGACACCGGCACAATGCACCTTGCTGCCCATCTCGGCACTCCGGTTACCGGCTTTTTCCTTTCTTCCGCCTGGTGCTTTGAAACCGGTCCGTACGGCCTGGGACATACGGTATATCAAGCGGTTACCGACTGCCTGCCATGTCTTGAAACAACCCCTTGCTGTTTCGATACAAAGTGCCTTACCCCATTTGCCGATTCAAGATTTCTCCGCTTTCTCGCCACTCAAAAAGAAGAGCATCTACCAAACGGCATGACTGCATTCAAATCCGAATTTGACGAACTGGGGCAAATATATGTCCCAACGGCAGGCAACGATCCGGATGCCATGTCACGAAACAAATTTAGGGAATTCATCATGCAATATCTTACGGGGAAGGGCGGGAAAACATCTGATCTGGACAAGATGTTCGCACAGGAAATTTACCGGGAAAAAGACTGGATAGCCAACACTATCCCAAGCGCAACCCTTGGATTATAA
- a CDS encoding bifunctional precorrin-2 dehydrogenase/sirohydrochlorin ferrochelatase — protein MRYYPIFVNLDKKACLVIGAGEVGRRKIQSLIDSGAGHVTIIDTQPAPAEMSMTLELDNVDFFCREFLDSDLDGKFLVIACTSSENVNLRISQLCDERGILCNIADLPEACSFIVPATVKRGDLTLAISTAGQSPAMTKRIRRELQDYFGDEYAVLLTVMGRIRPLMLELGLETKKNTAVFRALVNSDLLSAIKEQKLDVCREILKDSLPQPLHANISELLDGLV, from the coding sequence ATGCGATATTACCCAATCTTCGTAAACTTGGACAAAAAGGCCTGTCTCGTCATCGGTGCAGGTGAAGTCGGCAGACGAAAAATTCAGTCTCTGATAGATTCCGGGGCTGGGCATGTGACGATTATCGATACACAGCCTGCTCCGGCGGAAATGTCCATGACATTGGAGCTTGATAATGTCGACTTTTTTTGCCGGGAATTCCTGGACAGTGATCTGGATGGAAAATTTCTTGTCATTGCCTGCACTTCCAGCGAAAATGTCAACCTTCGCATCAGCCAGTTATGTGACGAACGGGGGATTCTGTGTAACATCGCCGACCTGCCGGAAGCGTGCAGTTTCATTGTCCCGGCGACCGTGAAGCGTGGGGATTTGACTCTCGCCATTTCCACTGCGGGCCAGAGTCCTGCCATGACCAAGCGTATTCGCCGTGAATTGCAGGATTATTTTGGTGATGAATATGCCGTTTTGCTGACAGTTATGGGCCGGATTCGGCCTTTGATGCTTGAGCTTGGGCTTGAAACGAAGAAAAACACTGCTGTATTCAGGGCATTGGTCAATTCGGACCTTTTGTCGGCGATAAAAGAGCAAAAACTTGACGTCTGCCGGGAAATTCTTAAAGACTCTTTGCCCCAACCGTTGCACGCCAACATTTCGGAGCTGTTAGATGGGCTTGTTTGA